From the genome of Lotus japonicus ecotype B-129 chromosome 6, LjGifu_v1.2, one region includes:
- the LOC130725680 gene encoding pectinesterase inhibitor 8-like, which yields MINYNPLCFLCCFVLPIFLFVYPTNASSRNNATPLVDQVCANTSNYSFCTETLYSDPHTRDADRFGLAAVAFHLAYLNATATKDYIDNLLKKNSTSKSQYHKDLQKCASDYKKAVSAIGAACDDLNSESYYDLADYVGVASHRADDCQHALKGKHDSLLNSMNNDLKGLCEICVVISKLFNTIGF from the coding sequence ATGATCAACTATAATCCTCTATGCTTCCTTTGCTGTTTTGTTCTGCCCATCTTTCTCTTCGTTTATCCCACAAATGCTTCTTCTAGAAACAATGCAACACCATTGGTGGATCAAGTGTGTGCCAACACTTCAAACTACTCATTCTGCACTGAGACTCTTTATTCTGACCCACACACTCGAGACGCAGATCGCTTTGGACTAGCCGCTGTTGCATTTCATTTGGCATACCTCAATGCCACAGCCACCAAAGACTACATAGACAACCTGCTCAAGAAGAATTCAACTTCAAAATCCCAATATCACAAGGATCTTCAAAAGTGTGCTAGTGATTATAAAAAGGCTGTGTCTGCAATTGGAGCAGCTTGCGATGACTTGAACTCTGAGTCTTACTATGACTTGGCTGATTATGTTGGTGTTGCTTCTCATCGTGCTGATGACTGTCAACATGCTCTCAAAGGAAAACATGATTCCCTCCTTAACTCCATGAACAATGACTTGAAGGGTCTTTGTGAAATTTGTGTAGTTATTTCTAAATTGTTCAACACCATAGGCTTCTAA
- the LOC130725681 gene encoding putative F-box protein At4g22660, which translates to MAKKKVKSGWSDMLPELLDLVLNKLVLMDYLKCRQVCRSWRNIVNDAIKNKCPFVPQLPSLLLLPPAFDCNENLFTLMDITQYNHINQQFMIPPQAWEGDSVFVLLEEDGWLMFEDNHQVLWIFNPVSQETYKLPQIPLLHIEDQNPPSIIPITIRFALFSSQSLLVVICFSYVDDKDGLISQLIFCTVDNDKSWTSIDKNETRFEFTEMVLLGWKLYAMNADTMTIFNLKDPNVITTEKLVMPLPKVEVDEDGGESVVCSLARDSTCGQVLLVFFKTKGLEEVDIPIFKLDMSSRKWIKLDNLNGRALFLDCGRAQVISTANFNVPPEFIRRKDNCIFFSIYLDDMNPYIGVYFLKEKTSELLNVNFPSSITSCRALWFTPCPW; encoded by the coding sequence ATGgcgaaaaaaaaagtgaaaagcggttggtcggatatGCTACCAGAATTGTTGGATCTGGTTCTAAATAAGTTAGTCCTGATGGACTACCTTAAGTGTCGACAAGTGTGTCGGTCCTGGAGAAACATAGTTAATGATGCAATCAAGAACAAATGTCCCTTTGTTCCTCAACTCCCATCCCTGTTGTTGCTTCCACCAGCTTTTGATTGCAACGAAAACCTTTTCACCCTTATGGACATCACACAGTACAACCATATTAATCAACAATTCATGATCCCACCTCAAGCTTGGGAAGGTGATTCTGTATTTGTTCTGTTAGAAGAAGATGGCTGGTTGATGTTCGAAGACAATCATCAGGTGTTGTGGATTTTCAATCCAGTGTCTCAAGAAACGTATAAGCTCCCACAAATACCACTATTGCACATTGAAGATCAAAACCCCCCCTCCATTATTCCTATTACTATTAGATTTGCTTTATTCTCTTCTCAAAGCTTGTTGGTGGTGATATGTTTTTCTTATGTTGATGATAAAGATGGATTGATCTCACAACTCATATTTTGCACGGTCGACAATGACAAGTCATGGACTAGCATTGATAAAAATGAGACTCGTTTTGAGTTTACGGAGATGGTGCTTCTTGGATGGAAATTGTATGCTATGAACGCAGATACTATGACTATTTTCAATCTCAAAGACCCCAATGTCATTACAACTGAAAAGTTGGTTATGCCGTTACCAAAGGTGGAAGTTGATGAAGATGGTGGAGAAAGTGTAGTATGCAGTCTAGCAAGAGATTCTACATGTGGGCAAGTGTtgctagttttttttaaaaccaagGGCCTTGAGGAAGTAGACATTCCCATCTTCAAGTTGGACATGAGTAGCCGAAAATGGATAAAGCTAGATAATTTGAATGGTCGTGCCTTGTTTTTGGATTGTGGAAGGGCTCAAGTTATTTCCACCGCAAACTTTAATGTTCCACCAGAGTTTATCCGAAGAAAAGACAATTGtatatttttctcaatttatttagACGACATGAACCCTTATATTGGGGTCTactttttaaaggaaaaaacaTCTGAGCTATTAAATGTCAATTTCCCCTCTTCAATAACCTCATGCCGAGCTTTGTGGTTTACTCCTTGTCCTTGGTAG